The proteins below are encoded in one region of Nitrospirota bacterium:
- a CDS encoding glycerate kinase: MQIPSSPIKPLLKKILSRGLDAVDAHEAVGRAISRDGAVLTIGRRRYDLSNYERVVVVGSGKATASMARAVEQRLGHWLHSGFVVVKQGHGLPMKRILVAEAGHPVPDRSGQRAAVKLCAMVAALGRRDLLIVLLSGGASSLLPAPVAGVTLADKHRTTEKLLRCGATIRDINTVRKHLSRIKGGRLAESTEATVVTLILSDVLGDDLSTIASGPTVPDPTTYRDAIAILKRYRIWMTVPQRVRQHLDRGCRGLVSETPKPGSPLFRRVHHHLVGNNGVAVRAVARAAREAGFRTIVHEAITGEAREAGQRFGAMAKTLLRKGRPLQKSCCLVAGGETTVTVTGKGRGGRAQEFATAAALEIAGLAKVWVVAIGTDGTDGPTDAAGAVVDGNTVARAQRLQINLVGALKRHNTYPALKKLQQLIVTGPTGTNVNDLYLLLVR, encoded by the coding sequence ATGCAGATTCCTTCCTCTCCTATCAAGCCACTGCTAAAAAAAATACTCAGTCGAGGACTGGACGCGGTCGACGCCCATGAGGCGGTCGGCCGCGCTATTTCCCGGGACGGAGCGGTTCTCACCATCGGCCGTCGCCGGTACGATCTGAGCAACTATGAACGGGTGGTCGTGGTCGGATCCGGAAAGGCCACGGCTTCGATGGCCCGTGCGGTAGAGCAGCGGCTGGGCCATTGGTTGCACAGCGGGTTTGTTGTCGTGAAACAGGGTCATGGCCTGCCCATGAAACGGATCCTCGTGGCGGAAGCAGGCCACCCGGTTCCAGACCGGTCCGGCCAACGTGCGGCAGTCAAGCTCTGTGCGATGGTGGCAGCACTCGGGCGGCGCGATCTCTTGATCGTGCTCCTGTCCGGCGGCGCCTCCAGTCTCTTGCCTGCCCCTGTCGCAGGGGTGACGTTAGCCGACAAGCACCGGACTACGGAAAAACTTCTGCGCTGCGGCGCGACCATCCGTGACATTAACACCGTTCGCAAACACCTCTCGCGCATTAAAGGTGGACGTCTCGCCGAGTCGACAGAGGCCACCGTGGTGACGCTGATCCTCTCCGATGTGTTGGGTGACGATCTCAGCACCATCGCATCGGGGCCGACGGTTCCAGACCCCACGACGTATCGCGACGCGATTGCGATTTTGAAGCGCTATCGTATCTGGATGACGGTTCCGCAGCGAGTGCGGCAGCATCTCGACCGGGGCTGCCGGGGCCTTGTGAGTGAAACCCCGAAGCCAGGCTCCCCCCTGTTCCGTCGAGTCCACCATCATCTTGTCGGGAATAACGGAGTTGCGGTCAGGGCTGTCGCCCGCGCAGCCAGGGAGGCTGGTTTTCGGACCATTGTGCATGAAGCCATAACCGGAGAGGCTCGTGAAGCGGGGCAGCGGTTCGGCGCCATGGCGAAGACTCTGTTGCGCAAAGGCAGACCGTTGCAGAAATCTTGCTGCCTCGTCGCGGGTGGTGAAACCACCGTGACCGTGACGGGAAAGGGCAGAGGCGGGCGGGCACAGGAATTCGCGACCGCCGCCGCGCTGGAAATAGCCGGTCTGGCCAAGGTGTGGGTCGTAGCGATCGGCACCGATGGGACTGATGGTCCAACCGATGCGGCTGGAGCCGTGGTCGATGGCAACACGGTGGCCCGCGCGCAGCGGCTTCAGATAAATCTCGTAGGAGCCCTGAAGCGACACAATACCTATCCGGCCTTGAAGAAGCTTCAGCAGCTCATCGTTACTGGTCCCACCGGCACGAATGTGAATGACCTTTACCTCCTCCTCGTGCGGTAG
- the dapA gene encoding 4-hydroxy-tetrahydrodipicolinate synthase, with the protein MFTGALIAIVTPFRNGKVDERAFGDLIEWQIANGTNGIVPCGTTGESATLSHQEHHRVVELTVEVVNRRVPVIAGTGSNSTAEAVSLTKHAKEAGADGALIITPYYNKPTQEGLYRHYKLIAESVDLPQVLYNIPGRTGVNMLPSTVARLCGLSSIVGIKEGSGSVQQASEIANMCGDRMTVLAGDDALTLPMMAVGGKGVISVTSNIVPLQMAQLVKAFLSGQVEEARRIHFALSPLFTALFYETNPIPVKTALGMMGKIDPELRLPLCEMATDAKDQLTRVLKDAGLI; encoded by the coding sequence ATGTTTACAGGTGCATTGATCGCCATCGTGACCCCGTTCAGGAACGGCAAGGTTGACGAACGGGCCTTTGGCGACCTCATCGAATGGCAAATTGCCAACGGGACGAACGGGATCGTGCCTTGCGGCACCACCGGCGAATCCGCCACCCTCTCGCACCAGGAACATCATCGGGTGGTCGAATTGACCGTCGAGGTGGTCAATCGCCGCGTCCCCGTGATTGCCGGGACCGGTTCCAACAGCACGGCGGAAGCGGTATCCCTTACGAAGCATGCCAAAGAGGCAGGGGCCGACGGGGCCTTGATCATCACGCCCTACTACAACAAGCCGACCCAGGAAGGGCTGTATCGCCATTACAAGTTGATTGCGGAATCCGTGGACTTGCCCCAGGTGTTGTATAACATTCCCGGTCGAACCGGCGTGAACATGTTGCCGTCCACTGTGGCAAGGCTCTGCGGGTTATCGAGCATTGTCGGGATCAAGGAGGGGAGCGGATCGGTCCAGCAGGCCTCTGAGATCGCGAATATGTGCGGCGACCGGATGACCGTGTTGGCCGGCGACGATGCCCTGACCCTGCCTATGATGGCGGTCGGAGGCAAGGGCGTCATCAGTGTGACGTCAAACATCGTTCCGCTTCAGATGGCGCAATTGGTCAAGGCCTTCTTGAGCGGACAGGTTGAAGAGGCGCGGCGGATTCATTTCGCCCTGTCGCCGCTTTTCACCGCGCTCTTTTACGAGACCAATCCGATTCCGGTGAAAACGGCGTTGGGCATGATGGGGAAGATTGATCCGGAGTTGCGGCTGCCGCTCTGTGAGATGGCGACGGACGCGAAGGACCAGCTGACGCGGGTCTTAAAGGACGCAGGCCTTATTTAG
- the fsa gene encoding fructose-6-phosphate aldolase: protein MKFFLDTANVKEIQEAASLGLLDGVTTNPSLVAKEGRSFKEMLIEICSIVDGPISAEVVSLEADAMVKEGMELAKIHKNIVVKVPLIAEGLKATKRMAAEGIKVNVTLCFSPTQALLAAKAGAWCVSPFIGRLDDISSNGMELIRQILTIYRNYDYKTQVLVASVRHPQHVVEAALIGGHICTMPFSIFQQMVKHPLTDSGLKKFLADWEAQTKK, encoded by the coding sequence ATGAAATTTTTTCTTGATACCGCCAACGTGAAAGAAATTCAGGAAGCGGCCAGCCTGGGACTGCTCGACGGAGTGACCACGAACCCGTCGCTCGTGGCAAAGGAAGGGCGCAGCTTCAAGGAAATGTTGATTGAGATTTGCAGCATCGTAGATGGGCCGATTAGTGCAGAAGTCGTCAGCCTCGAGGCCGATGCCATGGTGAAGGAAGGGATGGAGCTCGCGAAGATCCATAAGAATATCGTCGTGAAGGTGCCCTTGATTGCGGAGGGGTTGAAGGCTACCAAGCGCATGGCCGCCGAGGGGATCAAAGTGAATGTCACGCTCTGCTTCTCTCCAACGCAAGCCCTCCTGGCGGCGAAAGCCGGCGCCTGGTGCGTGTCCCCCTTCATCGGCCGGCTCGACGACATCAGCTCGAACGGGATGGAGCTGATCCGCCAGATTCTGACCATCTACCGCAATTACGATTATAAAACCCAGGTATTGGTTGCCAGTGTGCGCCATCCTCAGCATGTGGTCGAGGCGGCGCTGATCGGGGGGCACATTTGTACGATGCCCTTCTCGATCTTTCAGCAGATGGTGAAGCATCCATTGACCGACAGCGGCCTCAAGAAGTTTTTGGCGGATTGGGAAGCACAGACCAAGAAGTAG
- the dapB gene encoding 4-hydroxy-tetrahydrodipicolinate reductase, with protein MTNVIVAGAAGRMGCRLVALIKDSTVLTLAGAIEGKGHGALGADAGETAGCGRAGVPITDDLAALLARGEVVVDFSSPEATLNHLRVAAQHRRAMVIGTTGFSPAQLEEVKSLVSQVPCVMSPNMSVGVNLIYKVISEMAKTLGDEYDIEVIEAHHRLKKDAPSGTALKIAEVLAEAVNRDLDQVGVYARKGLIGERKKGEIGIQTIRAGDIVGDHTILFGGMGERIEVTHRASSRDTFAGGALRAARWVVQQPPGLYDMMDVLSLR; from the coding sequence ATGACCAATGTGATTGTTGCAGGGGCTGCCGGTCGGATGGGCTGTCGGCTGGTGGCGCTGATCAAAGACTCGACCGTCCTGACTCTGGCCGGTGCGATCGAAGGGAAGGGCCATGGCGCGTTGGGCGCCGATGCCGGGGAGACGGCTGGCTGCGGGCGCGCGGGCGTTCCGATTACCGACGATCTCGCGGCGTTGCTTGCTCGCGGCGAAGTCGTCGTCGATTTTTCCTCTCCTGAAGCGACCTTGAATCACCTGCGCGTGGCGGCGCAACATCGGCGGGCGATGGTGATCGGCACGACGGGGTTTTCTCCTGCCCAGCTCGAAGAGGTGAAGTCGCTTGTCAGCCAAGTACCCTGCGTGATGTCTCCCAATATGAGCGTGGGCGTCAATCTGATCTACAAGGTCATCAGCGAGATGGCGAAAACCTTGGGGGACGAATACGACATCGAGGTGATCGAAGCCCATCATCGGCTCAAGAAAGATGCGCCGAGCGGGACGGCGCTCAAGATTGCGGAGGTCTTGGCGGAAGCCGTGAATCGCGATTTGGACCAGGTCGGCGTCTATGCCAGAAAAGGTCTCATCGGGGAACGGAAAAAAGGCGAGATCGGGATTCAAACGATTCGTGCCGGCGACATCGTCGGCGACCATACGATTCTCTTTGGCGGGATGGGCGAGCGCATTGAGGTCACGCATCGAGCGAGCAGCCGTGATACCTTCGCGGGGGGCGCCTTGCGAGCTGCCAGGTGGGTGGTTCAGCAGCCTCCTGGCCTATACGACATGATGGATGTGCTGAGTCTTCGCTAG
- a CDS encoding uracil-DNA glycosylase, with translation MRALTLLNDRIAGCTVCPRLVAYRKTVAAEKRKQFEDWTYWGKPVPGFGDPQARLYVLGLAPAAHGGNRTGRMFTGDRSGDWLYDALHRFGFANQAASHHRDDGLKLSDCYIGATVRCAPPDNKPAPEEFTACRPYLREELRLLRNTRVVVALGKIAFDHYLRACRDEGLSLPSPLPKFSHGVVKVLPWGITLIGSYHPSQQNTFTGLLTRPMFHHIFATARQRLTESTGTRTSKS, from the coding sequence ATGCGCGCCCTTACTCTCCTCAACGATCGCATCGCCGGCTGCACCGTCTGCCCTCGGCTCGTCGCCTACCGGAAAACGGTCGCGGCAGAAAAGCGAAAGCAGTTTGAAGACTGGACCTATTGGGGAAAACCGGTCCCAGGATTCGGAGACCCCCAGGCCCGCCTCTACGTGCTCGGACTTGCGCCGGCCGCCCATGGCGGCAATCGAACCGGACGGATGTTTACCGGCGATCGCAGCGGAGATTGGCTGTATGATGCCTTGCATCGATTCGGCTTCGCCAATCAAGCCGCCTCGCACCACCGGGACGATGGGCTGAAGCTGTCGGATTGCTACATCGGCGCGACGGTCCGCTGTGCACCGCCGGATAATAAGCCGGCTCCGGAAGAGTTCACGGCCTGCCGCCCCTATCTGCGGGAGGAACTGCGGCTGTTACGGAACACCCGGGTGGTGGTGGCGCTGGGCAAGATTGCCTTCGACCACTATCTGAGGGCTTGTCGCGATGAGGGGCTGTCGCTCCCCTCACCGCTCCCGAAATTTTCCCATGGAGTCGTCAAGGTGCTTCCCTGGGGCATCACATTAATCGGCTCGTACCATCCGAGCCAGCAAAACACCTTCACCGGACTCTTGACCCGCCCGATGTTTCATCACATCTTCGCGACGGCCCGCCAGCGACTCACCGAATCAACAGGCACACGAACCAGCAAGTCCTAG
- a CDS encoding lytic transglycosylase domain-containing protein: MTTWVRRALVLSGLWMAVTLPVPTGAQPQAEQPVVKDSTPHAGVNGELDRDLVLIDPLDNPNESEGRLVILPEIKREGDRYFLSSFKLPDKLTFAGKPVPLDNWQVRERIEYEFYQFLEDQGESIILAKRTGRCFPPAEKQLAEAGLPDDLKYMLLVESKCVAAAYSKAKASGPWQFIPSTGKRYRLKSDEVRDERRNLEMSTEAAVKYLRYLKDFEKNDWFMAMASYNAGEERVRRLLKEQNITDYWKMHGPRETMRYVPRIIAAKEIYSQPEKYLGLSKKDLYMPMETETVTINVKDSQRALTSIAEEFGTYFLELKMLNPEFKKDALPRGVYQMRVPRQSCPTRCFKQEKTP; this comes from the coding sequence ATGACGACGTGGGTTCGGCGCGCACTAGTGCTCAGTGGGTTGTGGATGGCCGTCACGCTTCCGGTCCCGACGGGAGCCCAACCGCAGGCTGAACAGCCTGTGGTGAAGGACAGTACGCCGCATGCTGGAGTGAATGGTGAGCTTGATCGCGATCTGGTTTTGATCGACCCCCTTGATAACCCAAACGAGTCAGAGGGGCGCCTTGTCATCCTTCCTGAAATTAAGCGAGAAGGCGACCGCTACTTCCTCAGTTCGTTCAAGCTGCCTGATAAATTGACCTTTGCCGGCAAGCCGGTCCCGCTCGATAATTGGCAGGTGCGTGAGCGTATTGAGTACGAGTTCTATCAGTTCTTGGAAGATCAGGGCGAAAGCATCATTCTGGCCAAGCGCACCGGGCGTTGTTTCCCTCCAGCCGAAAAACAGCTGGCCGAGGCCGGGTTGCCGGACGATCTCAAGTACATGTTGCTGGTGGAGAGCAAGTGCGTGGCCGCCGCCTATTCAAAGGCGAAAGCCTCGGGCCCCTGGCAGTTCATTCCCTCTACCGGGAAGCGCTATCGCCTCAAGAGCGACGAGGTTCGCGACGAGCGTCGCAATTTGGAAATGTCGACGGAAGCGGCAGTCAAGTATTTGCGTTACCTCAAGGACTTTGAGAAAAACGATTGGTTCATGGCCATGGCCTCGTACAATGCCGGCGAAGAGCGAGTGCGTCGGCTCTTGAAGGAACAGAACATTACCGATTATTGGAAGATGCATGGGCCGCGGGAAACGATGCGCTATGTTCCGCGCATCATTGCCGCCAAGGAAATCTACTCGCAGCCGGAGAAGTACTTGGGGCTCAGCAAGAAGGACCTCTACATGCCGATGGAAACCGAAACGGTTACCATTAACGTGAAAGATTCCCAGCGAGCCCTCACCTCCATTGCCGAGGAGTTCGGGACCTACTTCCTGGAACTCAAGATGTTGAATCCTGAGTTTAAAAAGGATGCGCTCCCTCGCGGGGTCTATCAGATGCGAGTTCCGCGGCAAAGCTGTCCGACTCGGTGCTTTAAGCAGGAGAAGACTCCCTAG
- the lysA gene encoding diaminopimelate decarboxylase, whose protein sequence is MNNFEYRQGELYCEQVPVSRIAKEVGTPCYIYSYSTLVRHFRAYDGAFKSLPHVIAFAMKSNSNIAILRLMAKEGSGVDIVSGGELFRALKAGVPPSKIVFAGVGKNHGEIREALRADILMFNVESPAELQAINEVAKSVGVKARVALRINPDIDPKTHPYISTGLKKSKFGIAADRALEEFTLAASLANIDVVGVHKHIGSQLTEVTPFVEAVKKVVTLVAALKQQGINIRYVNIGGGLGITYSDETPPLPQDLADAVSPLLKDLNVTLIMEPGRVIVGNAGILVTKVLYRKDGEAKRFIIVDAAMNDLIRPSLYGAYHEIRPLSEEVMKRPKHNVDVVGPVCESGDFLAKDRLLPEVNPGDMLAVMSAGAYGFVMASNYNSRPRVPEVLIKDGEIHVIKTRETYEDLVKGETIPAFLD, encoded by the coding sequence ATGAACAATTTCGAGTATCGACAGGGCGAATTGTATTGCGAACAGGTACCGGTCAGCCGGATTGCGAAAGAAGTCGGCACGCCCTGTTACATCTATAGTTACTCAACCCTCGTGCGCCATTTCCGGGCCTACGATGGGGCCTTCAAGAGCTTGCCTCACGTGATTGCCTTTGCCATGAAGTCCAACTCCAATATCGCAATTCTCCGCCTCATGGCGAAGGAGGGGAGCGGAGTGGATATTGTGTCTGGCGGAGAATTGTTTCGTGCGCTCAAGGCCGGCGTACCTCCCTCGAAGATCGTGTTCGCAGGGGTCGGCAAGAACCATGGGGAGATTCGCGAGGCCTTGAGGGCCGATATCCTCATGTTCAACGTCGAATCTCCGGCTGAGCTGCAGGCGATCAATGAAGTGGCGAAGTCCGTCGGGGTCAAGGCGCGGGTCGCCCTGCGCATCAATCCCGATATCGATCCGAAAACGCATCCCTACATTTCGACCGGCCTCAAGAAGAGCAAGTTCGGGATCGCCGCCGACCGGGCGCTCGAAGAGTTCACGCTGGCCGCGTCACTCGCCAACATCGATGTCGTCGGAGTGCATAAACATATCGGGTCGCAACTGACCGAAGTCACTCCCTTCGTCGAGGCCGTGAAGAAGGTGGTGACATTGGTCGCAGCCTTGAAACAACAGGGCATCAATATCCGGTACGTCAATATCGGCGGCGGGCTCGGCATTACCTATTCGGACGAAACGCCGCCGCTGCCGCAGGACCTCGCGGATGCCGTGTCGCCCTTGCTGAAGGATTTGAATGTCACGCTCATCATGGAGCCGGGCCGCGTCATCGTCGGTAACGCCGGCATTCTCGTGACGAAGGTGCTGTATCGGAAGGACGGCGAAGCGAAACGGTTTATCATCGTCGATGCGGCGATGAACGATCTGATCAGGCCGAGCCTCTACGGGGCCTATCACGAGATTCGCCCACTGTCGGAAGAGGTCATGAAACGGCCCAAGCATAATGTGGACGTCGTCGGCCCGGTCTGCGAGTCGGGCGATTTTCTGGCAAAAGACAGGTTGCTCCCGGAGGTCAATCCTGGCGATATGCTGGCGGTGATGAGCGCCGGCGCCTATGGCTTCGTGATGGCCTCTAACTATAATTCGCGGCCACGGGTGCCGGAAGTCTTGATCAAAGACGGAGAGATCCACGTCATCAAGACCAGGGAGACCTACGAGGATTTGGTCAAAGGCGAAACGATTCCGGCATTTCTCGACTGA